TTCGACGGCTACGTCGAACGCCAGGGAACCGTCTACCGTGGTCACGAGATCCAGCAGACAGACGCGGCGTTCTTCTCGAAGGAGTTCTGGCTGGTGGTCTCGCTCGTGCCGGTCCCGGCGTCGGAGACTCCGACACCGACGCTCGGCCTCGCGTTTCCCGAGGTCCCCGAGGCGGTGCGGTCTGCGGTCGATCCGGTGCTCTCGGAGTCGAAGCAGTCGACGTCGGTGACGACCGCGACCGTCGAGGATGACAGCATACTCCGCGAGTTCGCCGAGGAGTACGACTACCTGCTGACCCACACCGCGTTGTTCGAGATCGGGAGGGAGACGTGATCGAACGCGGTCGAGGGGGAGAGGCGTGACAGCTATCGGTGCGCTGAAGCGTGTCGCCGACTCACCCGCCGTGGACGCCGTCGGGACGGTCGCGGTCGCGGCGCTGGTCGCCTCGCTCGGCGTCCAGAACCCGGTCCAACCGGCGATACTCGTCGCGCTGTGGCTGTCGTTCGTCGTCGAACGACGAGTTCCGGTCGAACGGTGGGCGGCGAGAGCGGTGCTCGGTCTCGGTCCGCTGGTCGCGGGAGCCTACTCGCTGTCGGTCGGCGACGATCCGTTCACGGTCGGACTCTGGTTCGGCGGTGCAGGGGTCGTCTTCGGGCTCTCACTGCTCGAACGTCGGTCGCAGAACCGGGGGTGACACACCGCGTCAGGACTTCTCGACGGCCTGCACCTGGAACTCGGCGTAGCCGCCGTAGGCGACCTCCAGGGCACCGAGCCACCAGTTCCACCGACTCGCCAGTGAGTCTCCCTCGGGCGCGTCTGCGAGGTTGTCGAGGATCTCCTGGGTCGTCAGCGGCGTGTCTCGGTCGCGGTCGACCGTCCCGGAGTCGGCCAGATCGCGGGCCTGCCGGACGACCACCCGGCGCTCCGCGTCGGTCCCGCCGAACCGTTCGGCCAGTGCCGCGTCGAGTTCCGCCGGGTCGAGTGTGTCGGTCACGACGGGTCGTAGGCGACCGACCGGCAAGAGTGCAGCGTCGACTGCGTCGACAGGTCACTCACCGACTGTCGGACTCAGCCGAACAGCGCCGCCGCGACCATCACCGCACCGAGGAGACCCAGTGTCGTCCCGGCGTAGAACAGTATCACGGGCTCGCCGTCGGTGACGAGCGCGAACAGCCCGACCGAACCGAAGAAGAGCACGCCGAGTACGCCGAGGACGAGTCGGACGTCGCGGTCCAGGCCACCGCTCGGCTCCCAGTCTGTCGACGTCGTGATCCGCGCCAGCACCGACTCGACACTGCTGCTGGCTTCGGCGGGTACGACGAGCAGCGTGGGCCGGTTCCCGAGCAAGTCGCGGTCGTGGTATCGGAGTCGGACGACGACGTAGCTCCCGATCCGGTAACTGTCGGTGCCGGCGAGCGACGAGAGGTCGCCAGCCCGGCGGTTCCGGTCGGCGGTGTCGAACGTCGGCACCGCCATCTCGTCGGCGACCGCAGGGTGCGACTCGGCGTACTCCCGCGCCAGTTTCCCGGTGTAGAACTCGACGGTTCGCTCCTCGGGGTCGATCCGACCGACCGTGTACCGTGAGTCGACCGACGAGACGAGGAAGGCCAGTCCGAAGGGGAGAAACAGGACCACGATCGGACCGAAGACCGCGCCGAGTCCGGCGAGGAGGCCCGCACCCGCGACGAGGCCCGGCAGGAGCCACCGGAGTCGGAGCCACGAGAGGTCGGGCGAGAACAGCGCACGCTCGCGCTCGGACCCGGCGTCGGCGGCGATCAGGACGTAGATCAGCGAGAACGGCCCGCCGACGAGTGCGAGGACGACGACCACCAGCAGCGCGTCGGTACTCGGGCCGAGCGCCGACCGGGCGAGGAGGAACGCGCCGAACCCCCCGACGACGAGCAGGAAGACACCGACCACTCCTGCGAGCAGGTGGCGAACCGCGAGAAAGTACGGGTCCGACTGGTGGTCGGGGAGTGCGACCCACGAGACGACGCCGGTGTCGGACGACTCGTCTGCGGAGGACGAATGACCGGCAGGGGCGGAGGGCATCGGCTCGGACTTCACTCCGCGACGGAAAGAGTGTTCGTGTCTGTCGGCTCAGCGCCACCACTCGCTCCGGCGCTCCTCGTAGCTCGCGTCGCGGAACGGCGCCGGTTTGTCGGCGTCATCCTCCGCGCCGAGTGCGTACGCCAGCCAGTAGCCGACGTGCCAGCCGACCGCGTCGGTGTCGAGGTTCACGAGCGTGATCCGGGTGCGTTCGTACCGCTCGATGGCACCGTCGCCGTCGGGGTCGGTGCCACGCGTCCCGACACAGGACCCGGCCTCGTCGTCGGGACCGCACGGCGAGGTGTCCGAGAAGTCGACGACGATCTCGGCGGCTTCGGGGTCGTCGACGCGCCGGAAGGTGAGGTTGTCGGGCATCCCCGGCGCGCCCTCGGCGTAGTAGTCCAGCGCGTGGCCCACCTGCTCGCTCGCACGGGCCGGGTCAGAGGCGTTCGCGGTGTCGACGTAGACGGTGAACTCGCCGTCGGCCCACGGGTACGCGCGCTCGGTCGCGTTCGGCTTCGGCTGGGTGTAGATGACCGACCGGGCGGCCATCACGTCTGCTGGCGCGTCCTCGTGACCCAGACCGAGCGTGTGGCCGAGTTCGTGCGTCACGACGAGGACGCTGGACTGGTCGGACAGCCCGCCCTGTATCCAGATCGTCTCGGGGCGCTCGATCTGTCGGGCGTCGGTGATCAACGGCGCACAGCCCACCGCGTCGGTCACGGTGCCACACTCCGGAACGGTCTCGGTGAACTCGACTCGGAGGTCGGGCGCTTCGGCGTCGGGGACGACGCGGTAGTCGATCGGGTAACCGGCGTAGCGTTCGGCGTTCGCCTCCCAGTAAGCGGTCGCCTCCCGGACGAGTGGCGTGACGTTCCGACTGGGGTCGGCGCTGTTCGCGACCGCGACGACGACTGGCTCCTCGCCCCACGGACTGACGCCCGGCGGGGCTGCCGTAGCGATGGGCGTCGAGTCGGCGGTCGGCGAGACGGTCGGGCGTGTCGTCGTCGCGGGATCGGACGGGCGTGTCTCTACCGGGCCGATGCACCCGGCCACGAGGAGACAACAGACCAGCGAGAGCACCAGGAGGCGGGTCACGTTCGATGCGACGGCTGGGAGCGAAATGAGCGTTCGGGCTGGGTTTCGGAGTGGGATCGGCGTGAGTATCCTGGCGGGTCGGCCACGTCGCCGAGTCTCCGAACCCACCGACAGCGGTCGAATTCACCGGACAAACCGTGTGAGTTTGCTCCGTCAGAGTTAACCCTTAGATACGTCTAAATCCGACCATGTTGAGCGACGTGATGGAGGACTACCTGAAGGCCATCTACATCCTGCAGGCCGAGCAGGGACCCCCGGTGTCGACCTCCGACATCGCCGACTACCTCGACAAGACCTCGCCGACCGTCACCAGCATGATCGGCAAACTCGCCGACCGTGGCCTGGTCGAACGCGAGAAGTACAAGGGCGTCGAGTTGACCGACGAGGGCGAGACGGTCGCCCTGGAGGTCCTCCGGCACCACCGCCTGCTGGAGGCGTACCTCGCCGAGCATCTCGACTACGACTGGAGCGAGGTCCACGACGAGGCCGACGCGCTGGAACACCACATCAGCGAGGAGTTCGAGCGCAGAGTCGCCGAGGCACTGGGCGACCCCGAGGTCGACCCCCACGGCGATCCGATCCCCAGCGCGGACCTCAGTCCACTGGAGGAGGACGACGCCGAACGCCTCTCGGACCACGGCGTCGGCGACCGAGTGGTCGTCTCGCGCGTCTCCGACCGTGACGAGGACGAACTGGCGTACCTCGCCGAGGCGGGGGTCACACCCGGCACCGAACTGACCGTCCGGGACGTCGCGCCCTTCGGGATGGTGACGGTGCTTGTCGGCGACACCGGGAACGAGCAGAGCCTGCCCGAGTCGGTCGCCCGCTCGATTCGCGTCCGCAGTGCGACCGATCCGAGCGACACCGCCAACACGGAGGCCGGCCAGCCGTGACCGGCTGGGTCGAGATCCTCACCGTCGCGTTCGTCGCGCAACTCGTCGTCCTGCCGGGCGAGAAGGTCCAGTTCATCATCGCCGGGCTGTCGACGCGCTACAACCCGGCCGTGGTCGTCGCCGCCGCCGGCTCCGCCTTCGCGGGCTGGACCGCCCTGGAGATCGCCTTCGGCGCGGCCCTCCAGCGCGCGCTCTCGCCGCTCGTCCTCGACGCGCTGACCGGCGGACTGTTCCTGCTGTTCGCCGTCCTGCTCTACCGGTCTGCGCCGGAACCGGGCGAGACCTCGCTCCCGGAGACCGACGGCGGGAACGTCGCGGCCGACGTTACCGTCTTCGGGCGAGAGGTGCCGGACGCACTCGGCGGGTTCCTCCCGATCTTCGCCATGATGGCCTTCGGCGAGTTCGGCGACAAGACCCAACTCGTCACCATCGGGCTGGCGGCCCAGTACGGCGCGAGTCCCGCGATCTGGGCCGGCGAGATGCTGGCCATCATCCCGGTCAGCGTCGCCAACGCGGTGTTCTTCCACCGCTTCTCACACCGGTTCGACGTCCGGAAGGCACACCTCGGGGCGGCCGCGCTGTTCGGCTTCTTCGCCCTCGACACCGCGCTCGCGATCGCCACCGGTTTCTCGGTCTGGGAGACGGTCGTCACGACCATCTCCGACGCGGTCCTCGCGGCGGTCTGACTCGTCTTCGTCTCGTCGTCCACAGAGCGCCGACGAGGTGACGCAGAATCCGCATCTTTTTTCGCAGTTTCACCCGTCTCACAGCCTGTGTCGCTCGCTGCACCCCTCCTCGACTCGGTCGTGACCGCACTCCTCGGCATCGTCTTCGGACTGGCGCTCGCCGCGCCGCCGGGGCCGATGAACGCGATCATCGCCGAGGAGAGCGTCGTCCGTGGCTGGCAGTCGGGGTTCACGGCCGGACTGGGTGCGGCGTCTGCGGACGCCATCTTCTTCGTGCTCGCGTATCTCGGTGTCGTCGCCTTCGTCGAGCAGTTCCCGACGCTCCGGGCCGTGATGGTCGGCATCGGCGGCCTGCTGATGGTCTACTTCGCCTACGGGGCCGGACAGGAGGCGCTCGCCGGGTCGTTCCTCGGGAGCGACGTTGCTGTCGGAGACGCCCCGGAGACCGACGGCGGGGTCGACTCGACCGGCTTCCGGAAGGCGTTCGTCCTCGCGTTGACGAACCCCTACCAGATCCTGTTCTGGCTCACCATCGGCGTCGGCCTGCTGGAACCCGGCACCCTGGACGTGTTCGCCGAGATGCCGTACCTCGGCGAGTATCTCGCGGGCCTGCTCGTCGTCCAGACCGGAAGCGCCGCCCTGGTCGTCGGCTTCTTCGGCGGCATCGGCGTCTGGATCACCGGGTTCCCGGCCGCACTGGTGACCGCGAAGCGCCGCGTCGAGTCGCTCGCGCCGGTCGTCGCCGGGGTGAGTGCTCTGGTGCTCCTCGGCTTCGGCGTGACGTTCGTCGTGGACGCGGTTCGGTCGCTGCTGTGAGGCGCGACGGGCCGACGCTCCCTGACGGCCAGCAACACTGATGGCTCGAGGTCACCTCCGGAGAGTCGAATGACGAGCGATCCGATCTACGTGGTGGACGTGTTCGCCCAGCGCCGGTACGCCGGCAACCAACTCGCGGTCGTCCTCGATAGCGGCGACCGGACAGACGAGGAGCGGTTGGCACTGACACGCGAGACGAAGTTCTCGGAGGCGACGTTCGTCACCGACAGCGATCCGGCGACAGATCGCTACGACGTCCGCATCTTCGATCCGATCGAGGAGATCCCGTTCGCGGGTCACCCGACGCTCGGGACCGCCTTCGTCCTCCGGGAGCACGTCGCACCCGACCGGCCGGACGAACTGACGCTGACCCTCGGAGTCGGGGAGGTGCCCGTCTGGATCGAGACCGACGAGACTGGCGTGGAGACCTACTGGATGCGCCAGCCGGCCCCGACGTTCGGCGAGCGAGCCGACCCCGACAGCCTCGCCCGGATACTCGGACTGTCCACCGACGACATCGACTCGGCGTCTCCGATCCAACTGGTCTCGACCGGGCTACCGACACTGATCGTCCCACTCACCTCGCGCGACGCACTCCAGCGCGCAGCGACCCGACAGCCGGCCTACGATCGCGAGTTCCTCGACGGGTTCGGTCACACGAACCTCCTCGTCTTCGCGCCGGAGGGATACGAGGAGGCCGATCTGAGTGTCCGCGTGTTCGCCGACTACGCCGGTGTACCGGAAGACCCCGCCACTGGCTCGTCGAACGGCTGTCTCGCCGCGTACCTCGTCGAACACGACTACTTCGAGACCGACGAGATCGACTGTACGGTCGAACAGGGGGACGAGATCGACCGCCCGTCTCGGCTTCACCTCCGGGCCGCACGCACTGCTCCCGACGGAGATCACGGGAGTATCGACGTTCGTGTCGGCGGCCGCGTCGTCCCGGTTCTGCACGGCCACCTTCACTGACTCGGAGGGTCGCTCCTCGTCGTTCTCTCGGCACCGTCCTCTCGGGTCACCGTCTTCTCACGTCACGCCGCCACTGCTCGTCTCGTACTCCGCGAGTGCCCCCTCGGCAAGCACCGACCGTGCGATCTCCACCACATCCCACACGTCGGCGAACCCGGTGTAGAGCGGCGCGGGACAGAGCCGAACGACGTTCGGTGGCCGAAAGTCGACGACGACACCACGATCCTTCAGCGCCTCGGCGAGTTTCTGCCCCTCGGGGTGTTCGACTGCGACGTGCCCGCCTCGCCGGTCCGCATCGCGCGGTGTGCCGACCGAACAGCCGAACTCGGCGAGTCGCTCGTCCACGAGGGCGATCAGGTAGTCGGTCAGTGCGACCGACTTCTCGCGGATCGTGTCGATCCCCGCGTCTCGAATGATCGACAGCGAGCCCTCCAGTGGCGCGAGGCTGAGGAGGTGCGGCGTCCCGATCTGCCACGCGCCGGCCGAGTCTGCCGGCGTGAACTCGAGGTTCATGTCGAACTGCGTGGACTTGTCGTGGCCCCACCAGCCCGCGAGTGCGGGCGTCGTCCCGAAGTGATCACGGTTCACGTACAGTCCCGCCAGCGCGCCGGGGCCCGCGTTGAGATACTTGTACGAACACCAGACCGCGAAGTCCACGCCGATGTCGGCGAGGTCGTGCGGGACGACGCCGACCGAGTGTGCGAGGTCGAATCCGGCCAGCGCGCCGTGATCGTGGGCGATCTCGGTCAGACGCTCGACGTCCAGCAGTTGGCCGCTCCGGTAGAACACCGAGGGCATGAACACCACCACCACGTCGTCGTGCGATTCGAGCGCGTCGGCGACGTCGCGCTCCGCCAGCGTCCGGCCGTCCTCACTCTCGACGACGACCAGTCCTTCGTCGGGGTCGATGCCGCGCTGGCGGAACTGCGCCCGGATGGCGTAGTGGTCGGTCGGGAAGTCGAGGTCGTTGACGACGACCTTCGTCCCGTCGGCCTCGTCGAGGAACGTGCCGATCAGGGTGTGGATGTTGACGGTCGTCGAGTTCGCCAACACGACCTCCTCGGCGTCCGCACCGAGGAGCGGCGCGAGGTCGTCGCCCAGTTCCTCGGCGTAGGTGAACCAGTCCTGCTCGGCGTCGGTCCAGCCCCGGATGCCGAGGTCGCGCCACTCCTCGACGATCCGGTCCAGCGAAGCCTCCGCCTCGGCCGAGATGGGTCCCAGCGAGTTGCCGTCCATGTAGTAGTCGTCGGGCACGTCGAACCGCTCCCGGAAGTCGGCGAGTGGGTCCCGCCGGTCGGCGGCGACCGCGCCTGCTCGCCCGTCGGTCGGATCGGGTCGCGCTCCCGCAGGCGGCGAATCGGTGTTCATACCCCATCCTCGGACGCCTGCGGGTTGTCGGTTTCGCCGTGCGTGTCTCCGAGTCGGGACACCGCCTGCCGGAGCGTGTGGAACTTTACGCCCGGCGCGTCAGTCGGCGACATGGACAGGATGGACCCGGACGCGGCCGACGCCGTCGCCGAGATCGAGGCGCTCGGCGTCCCCGAGTGGCACACGCTCTCGGTCGAGTCGGCCCGCCGGATCGAAGCCGAGGTGTTCACCCCCGAGTCGCTCCCGCCGGTTCCCTTCGTCCGCGACCTGGCGATCCCCGGCAGAGCCGGCGAGATCCCGATCCGCGTCTACCGACCGCGACCGCTCGATGCGGCCGACGCCGACTCCCGGTCTCTCCCGGTTCTCGTCTTCTACCACGGCGGCGGGTGGGTCCTCGGGACGCTCGACTCGGCGGGATCGATCTGTCGGGAACTGGCCCGACGCGCCGGGTGTGCCGTCGTCTCGGTGGACTACCGACTCGCGCCGGAACACCCGTTCCCCGCCGGCGTCGAGGACGCGTTCACTGCGGTCTCGTGGGTCGCCCGGAACGCCGAGACGTTCGGCGGCGACCCGGATCGTATCGCGGTGGGTGGGACCAGCGCCGGCGGTGCGCTCGCGGCCGCGACCGCACTCAGGGCGCGGGACGCCGGCGGTCCCGTGATCGCTCACCAACTGCTCTGTTACCCGGCGACCGACCACGACTTCGACACCGACTCCTACCGCGAGAACGCCGACGGGCCACTGCTCACGACGGCCGACATGGAGTGGTTCTGGGCGCAGTACCTCCGGAGTCCACTCGACACCGCCAACCCCTACGCCGTCCCGATGCAGGCCGACGACGTGACCGGCCTCCCGTCGGCGACGGTCGCCACCGGCGGGTTCGACCCACTGCGCGACGACGGGTTCGCCTACGCCGACCGTCTCGACCACGGCGACGCGGACGTGACCCGCGTCCACGCGCCGCGTCTGCCCCACGGCTTCCTCAGCCTAACCGACGAGGTGCCGAGAGCCGACGAGGCGATGTCGGCCGTGGCCGAGTCGCTGGCCGACGCACTCGACACGGCCTGAGTATTCCCGGTGAACGACTACTCTCCGAACGGTTCTAGGGAGCGTATGGATCCCGACGAGACGACGACTTCTCGCAGAGGCTTCCTTCGTGGCGTCGGCACGGTCGGCGGTGGGAGTGCGGTCATCGCCGGGTCGGCCGAGTCGGCCAGCGCACAGGAGGCGACGACCCACCAGGTAGACATGACCGACGGTCTCGTCTTCGACCCGGACAGTCTGACCATCGCACCGGGTGACACCGTGGTCTGGGAGACGGTCGGGAGCGTCGGTCACTCGGTGACGGCCTACGAGGACGAACAACCGGAGGGCGTCGAGTTCTGGTCGTCCGGCGACCTCGACAGCGAACAGGCCGCGCGGAACGCCTACCCCGACCAGGGTGACGTGGCGTCCGGCGAGACCTACGAGCACACCTTCGAGACCGAGGGCGTCTACGACTACTTCTGCATCCCGCACGAGGCGGCCGGGATGATCGCCGAGTTGGAGGTCGTCGAAGGCGGCGCGGCGCCCGACGGGGGTGGCGGACCGGTCATCCCGCAGGTTCCGGACAGCGCGAAGTCGCTGGCGGTCGCCGCGACGACCGCGATGCTGTCGGTGCTCGCACTGGCGTGGTTCTTCATCAAGTACGGCGGCGACTACGAGACGGTCGAGGACGGCGGAGAGTGAGGACGCGACCGCGACCACCAACAGCGAAGAAGGACCCGATCAGGGTGCGACCAGATCCACCACGGTCTCGGCGTCCACGACGAGGTTGTACGCCCCCTCGTCGTCGTTCCACAGCGCGAGCACGTTTTCGACCGCGACGACCGACCCGTAGTCGGCCCGGAACAGGTCACGGTTCAGCGCAGACTCCTTCGTCACGACCGCGTAGTGGTCGACCGACTCGCTCCCGTCGCCGATCTTGAACACCGGGTTCGGCTCCGGGTCTGCCGGCCCTCGGTGGCCGTCACCGTCCTCGGCGTCGGGGCCGGTCCGCGACAGGTCCCGACTCAGTTTCACCGCCAGCAGGTCGATGCGCTCGGTGACGTGTCGCTCCATGTCGGCCATCCGGGCGAACCGGGCGGCGTCGGCCCGAACCTCGACGCGGCGCTGACCGTCTGGTCGCAGGATGGCGTAGGCGAACTGCACCGTCTCGTTGGTGTAGGTGCCGTCGTCGGCACCCCCGGCGTCGAGGCGCGTCTGGAACGGCGGGGCCTCGACGTCGGGTCGCACGTCGAATGACCACCCGGTGTCGCTCGGGGCGTGACCGGGCCAGAGTCGGAGCGCCGGACTGTAGACACTCGCCGAGGAGTCGGCGGGCACGACCGCGCGTTCGACCTCCCGAAGGCCGATCGCGGTGTTCCTGTCGGCCGGTGCGAGTGCGACGACCGACCCGTCTGGCGTCACCCAGTCCATCGCGCGGGAGACGACCGCCGTCGGGTCGGCCAACTCCGAGAGGACGTTGCCGAACACCACGAGGTCGAAGGGACCGCTCGGCGAGTGCTCGGTGTCGTCGGCATCTCCGGTCGCGTCGGTCTCCGCCACCGCTTCGCTCGGATCGAACGCCTCCACGGTCGTCTCGTGGATCGTCGTCCGGACGTTTCGGGGCGTCTCGCCGAGCATCGCCTCCAACACCTCGGCCGCCGGACTCGGCTCTATCGCGTGGTAGTCGACAAGCGCGTCGTCGGGGAGGTAGTCGAACAGGCCCAGTGCGGGACCGCCGGCACCCGCGCCGACGTCCAGGACGCGAAGGTTCGAGGGGAGCAGACCGTTCTCGGCGAGGTCGTCCAGCACGTACCCGATCGCGGCGTAGTAGTCCGGCAGGTGGTAGATCGCGTAGCCCAGTGCCGCCGTCTCGTCGTACTCCACGTCGTTCTCGTAGAAGTAGTCGGTCTTCAGGCGGCTGATCGCCTCCCGGAGTGCCTCGCCCGAGTCCCCCCGGTGCCAGTTCGCGCCGTACTCCCGGACGAGCAGATCTTCGAGGGCGAAGCTGTACTGCTCGGGAAACTCGGTCGGCCCCCAGTCTGCACGCGGTGCCGGGCCGTCCTCGAAGGGGACGAAGGTGCCGTCCTCGCGCTCCCAGAGGCCGAGGTCGAACGCCTCCTCGCGGAGCGTCTGCCGGACGACTGCGGGGTGTGGCGACCCGTCGACGTACTCGGCGATCTCTTCGGGATCGATCGGTCTGACCTGCCGGAGGTACTTCGCGTTGTTCCGGATCGCCGTGCGCTGGTCGGTCACGACTCGTCACCTCGCTCGCCGGTGTCGGTCGGCGTACTCGTCGGACCGCCCGACTCGGACGACTTCCGTGCCGACTCCCCGGCTTCGCGGTAGAGGTCGGCGAAGGTCGCGGCGTCTGCGTCCGCGATTCGGCGGGCCGCGTCCGCGACCGCCTCGCTCCCGTCGAAGGAGTCCTGTATCTCGGCGTAGACCCGCGGTTCGCCGCCGGTGACGGTCGCAACGAGATCGCCGAGGCCTGCCGAGACGGGCGTCGAGAACTCCGGGCGCGTCTCCTCGGCCGCGAGGGCGAAGGCGAGGATCGCGGTGTGTGCGGCGGCCTGGACCGTCTCCATCGCCCGGTCGTGTTCTTCGGCGGTCGTCTCGAACAGGTGGTTGCCGGCGTCGGCGAGGTCGGCCCGGAGCGTGTCGGTGACCGGGCCGGGCGCGTCTGCGACGACCGCGACGTTGCCGGGCGCGTTCTCCGGCGCGAACAGCGGGTGGAGACTCACACGCTCCAGATCGGGGGCGTGCTCTCGCATCGCCGCGACCGGGAGCGCCATGACGCCGGTCACGTCCAGCAGGGCGGACTCGGCGCGGTCGGCGTAGGCCGCGAACGCCGACTTCGTCGCGGAGATCGGGACCGCGAGCGCGACCCCAGCGAACGTCTCCTCGGTGTCCAGCGAGACGTGTCGGGTCTCGTGGCCGTCGGCGGCGAGCGACTCGACTGCGCGGCGTGCCGACGCGGGGTCGGCGTCGGCGAAGGCGACCGGGACCGTGACGGTCCGGGCGAGCCAGCGACCCATCGCTCCGGCACCGACGACCAGCAGTTCCATCGGGCGGTCGTAGCCGGGGACGTGGCAAAAGGGGTTCGGTGCTGGGCGGTGGGTCGCCGGGACGCCGGCCGAACGGGTCGGCCACCCAACGACTCGATCGTAAACCGCCGGCCCGTCGTCGAGAGTGGAACAACAGTGAAGTGGTGGCCCCGGAAACCGACTGCGCATGGCTGACACACCACTGGCTGGACAGGTCGCGTTCGTCACCGGCACCACCCGAGGGATCGGGAAGGCACTCGCGCTCTCGCTGGCGGAGGCGGGCGCGAGGGTCGTCTCGACCGGCAAGACGACCGAACCGCGCGACGACCTGCCGGGGACCATCTACGAGACGCGAGACGCGATCCGGGAGGCTGGCGGCGAGTCCATCGCCATCGAGTTGGACGTGCGCGACCCCGAGAACGTGCAGTCCGCCATCGACCGGACTGTCGAGGAGTGGGGCAGACTCGACATCGTCGTCAACAACGCGGGCGCGATCCACTTCGCGCCCATCGCCGACACGCCGGCGAAGCGGTTCGACCTGCTGATGGACGTGAACGCTCGCGGGGCGTACGTGACGACCAGAGCCGCCCTGCCGCATCTCCGCGAGGGAGACGGCGGGCACGCGATCATGATGTCGCCGCCGGTGGCGATGGACGCCGCACCCGGCAAAGCGCCCTACGCGCTCTCGAAACACGGGATGACCTTCATCGCCAAGTCGCTCGCCGCAGAGGAGACGAACGTCGGCGTCAACGCGCTCTGGCCGGTCACGGCCATCGAGTCGGAGGCGACCCGGCACTTCAACATGGGCACGCCGGAGGACTGGCGGACCCCCGACGTGGTCTGTGACGCGACGCTGGAGATTCTGACCAGCGACCCGACGGACTGCACCGGCAACGCCTTCTACGACGAGGAGGTGCTCTCGCAGGCCGGCGTCGATGACTTCTCGGAGTACGCAGTCGTCGAGGGGAACGACCCCGGTCCGACCTCGGCCCAGTTGTTCGATCCGGACTTCGAGCGACCCGACGAGTGGTGAACTCCGACGGCACAGGACCAGTCGA
This genomic window from Salinirubrum litoreum contains:
- a CDS encoding plastocyanin/azurin family copper-binding protein gives rise to the protein MDPDETTTSRRGFLRGVGTVGGGSAVIAGSAESASAQEATTHQVDMTDGLVFDPDSLTIAPGDTVVWETVGSVGHSVTAYEDEQPEGVEFWSSGDLDSEQAARNAYPDQGDVASGETYEHTFETEGVYDYFCIPHEAAGMIAELEVVEGGAAPDGGGGPVIPQVPDSAKSLAVAATTAMLSVLALAWFFIKYGGDYETVEDGGE
- a CDS encoding alpha/beta hydrolase, with the protein product MDRMDPDAADAVAEIEALGVPEWHTLSVESARRIEAEVFTPESLPPVPFVRDLAIPGRAGEIPIRVYRPRPLDAADADSRSLPVLVFYHGGGWVLGTLDSAGSICRELARRAGCAVVSVDYRLAPEHPFPAGVEDAFTAVSWVARNAETFGGDPDRIAVGGTSAGGALAAATALRARDAGGPVIAHQLLCYPATDHDFDTDSYRENADGPLLTTADMEWFWAQYLRSPLDTANPYAVPMQADDVTGLPSATVATGGFDPLRDDGFAYADRLDHGDADVTRVHAPRLPHGFLSLTDEVPRADEAMSAVAESLADALDTA
- a CDS encoding matrixin family metalloprotease, which produces MTRLLVLSLVCCLLVAGCIGPVETRPSDPATTTRPTVSPTADSTPIATAAPPGVSPWGEEPVVVAVANSADPSRNVTPLVREATAYWEANAERYAGYPIDYRVVPDAEAPDLRVEFTETVPECGTVTDAVGCAPLITDARQIERPETIWIQGGLSDQSSVLVVTHELGHTLGLGHEDAPADVMAARSVIYTQPKPNATERAYPWADGEFTVYVDTANASDPARASEQVGHALDYYAEGAPGMPDNLTFRRVDDPEAAEIVVDFSDTSPCGPDDEAGSCVGTRGTDPDGDGAIERYERTRITLVNLDTDAVGWHVGYWLAYALGAEDDADKPAPFRDASYEERRSEWWR
- a CDS encoding PhzF family phenazine biosynthesis protein, producing the protein MTSDPIYVVDVFAQRRYAGNQLAVVLDSGDRTDEERLALTRETKFSEATFVTDSDPATDRYDVRIFDPIEEIPFAGHPTLGTAFVLREHVAPDRPDELTLTLGVGEVPVWIETDETGVETYWMRQPAPTFGERADPDSLARILGLSTDDIDSASPIQLVSTGLPTLIVPLTSRDALQRAATRQPAYDREFLDGFGHTNLLVFAPEGYEEADLSVRVFADYAGVPEDPATGSSNGCLAAYLVEHDYFETDEIDCTVEQGDEIDRPSRLHLRAARTAPDGDHGSIDVRVGGRVVPVLHGHLH
- the kynU gene encoding kynureninase, whose product is MNTDSPPAGARPDPTDGRAGAVAADRRDPLADFRERFDVPDDYYMDGNSLGPISAEAEASLDRIVEEWRDLGIRGWTDAEQDWFTYAEELGDDLAPLLGADAEEVVLANSTTVNIHTLIGTFLDEADGTKVVVNDLDFPTDHYAIRAQFRQRGIDPDEGLVVVESEDGRTLAERDVADALESHDDVVVVFMPSVFYRSGQLLDVERLTEIAHDHGALAGFDLAHSVGVVPHDLADIGVDFAVWCSYKYLNAGPGALAGLYVNRDHFGTTPALAGWWGHDKSTQFDMNLEFTPADSAGAWQIGTPHLLSLAPLEGSLSIIRDAGIDTIREKSVALTDYLIALVDERLAEFGCSVGTPRDADRRGGHVAVEHPEGQKLAEALKDRGVVVDFRPPNVVRLCPAPLYTGFADVWDVVEIARSVLAEGALAEYETSSGGVT
- a CDS encoding metal-dependent transcriptional regulator, yielding MLSDVMEDYLKAIYILQAEQGPPVSTSDIADYLDKTSPTVTSMIGKLADRGLVEREKYKGVELTDEGETVALEVLRHHRLLEAYLAEHLDYDWSEVHDEADALEHHISEEFERRVAEALGDPEVDPHGDPIPSADLSPLEEDDAERLSDHGVGDRVVVSRVSDRDEDELAYLAEAGVTPGTELTVRDVAPFGMVTVLVGDTGNEQSLPESVARSIRVRSATDPSDTANTEAGQP
- a CDS encoding TMEM165/GDT1 family protein, with protein sequence MTGWVEILTVAFVAQLVVLPGEKVQFIIAGLSTRYNPAVVVAAAGSAFAGWTALEIAFGAALQRALSPLVLDALTGGLFLLFAVLLYRSAPEPGETSLPETDGGNVAADVTVFGREVPDALGGFLPIFAMMAFGEFGDKTQLVTIGLAAQYGASPAIWAGEMLAIIPVSVANAVFFHRFSHRFDVRKAHLGAAALFGFFALDTALAIATGFSVWETVVTTISDAVLAAV
- a CDS encoding LysE family translocator, which produces MVFGLALAAPPGPMNAIIAEESVVRGWQSGFTAGLGAASADAIFFVLAYLGVVAFVEQFPTLRAVMVGIGGLLMVYFAYGAGQEALAGSFLGSDVAVGDAPETDGGVDSTGFRKAFVLALTNPYQILFWLTIGVGLLEPGTLDVFAEMPYLGEYLAGLLVVQTGSAALVVGFFGGIGVWITGFPAALVTAKRRVESLAPVVAGVSALVLLGFGVTFVVDAVRSLL